One Sulfitobacter sp. M39 genomic window, CGATGTGGTTCATTTCGAGAATAGGCGGGTAGGACGATCCGGGGGGCTGGATAAAGACATAGCCGAAGCGGTCCAGCAGTGCGTCGCGCGTGGGTGTGTCGGCCCAGACCGGCAGGCGCTGGCGCATGTTGATCACGATCATCCGCAGATCGTCCAGCCCGTGGACGTGGTCGGCATGGGAATGGGTGTAAAGCACCGCATCCAGCCGCCCGACGCCTGCATCCAGCAATTGGCTGCGCATATCGGGGGAGGTGTCGATCAGCACCGATGTCGTGCCTGCGTCCGTGATGCGTTCTACCAGGATAGAACAGCGTCGCCGTGCGTTCTTGGGGTTGGCCGGATCGCAGGCTCCCCAGTGCCCGCCAAGGCGCGGCACCCCGCCCGAAGAGCCGCAGCCCAGAATGGTGATCTTCATCTGCGCCATCAGGCGGCGTCCTGATACTGTGCAACCTTGGTGAACAGCCGGTCGAAATTCGCCTGTGTTTGCGCGGCAAAGCTGGCATAATCGATGCCAAAGGTTTCGGCACCGCGCCGTGCCGTGTGCGCCGTAAAGGCTGGTTCATTCCGTCTACCGCGATGCGGGGGCGGGGCCAGATAAGGGCTGTCGGTTTCGACCAATATCCGGTCCAGGGGCGCGTCGGCAAAGATGTCGCGCAGGTCTTGGGATTTGGGGAAAGCGGTAATGCCCGACATCGACAGGTAGAACCCCAGATCCAGCGCCGCACGGCCAAGCGCTTGTGTCGAAGAGAAGCAGTGCATCACGCAGGGGTAGGCACCGTTGGCGTGCTCCTCTCTGAGGATGCGGGCCATATCGTCGTCGGCGTCGCGGGCGTGGATAATCAGGGGCAGGCCGCTGTCGCGGGACGCGGCGATATGGGTGCGCAGGCTGGTTTGCTGCGCCTCGGCGCTGTCGGCGGTGTAGTGGTAATCCAGCCCCGTTTCGCCGATGCCCACCATCTTGGGGTGTTTGGTCAGCGCCATCAGATCGTCATAGCTGGCCATAGGCTCTGTCGCGACGCTCATCGGGTGGGTGCCGGCGGCGTAGAAAACCGGGGCGTGCGCCTCGGCAATGGCGCGCACAGCGGGTTCGTTCTTGAGCTTGGTGCAGATGGTGACCATGCGCGTCACCCCTGCGGCTTGGGCGCGGGCGATCACGTCGGGCAGTTCACCGTCGAAATCGGGAAAGTCCAGGTGGCAGTGACTGTCGGTGATCGGGTGAATGTCGAGGGTGCTGTCTGTCATGCCTGGGGTCCTGCCTGTTCGTCTTGCGTGGGCTAGCGGGGTGCGGCGTCGCCCATCTTGAACAGGGTATCTAGGACCAGTGCGGCAGGGTCAAGGTTGACCGCCATCCCGTGGCGCGCGCGGGTGCCGATGTCTTGCGCTGTCTCGGCCCAGACCCGTCCTTGGGCGGGGGTGGGCGATAGGCGGGTCAGCACTGCGGCCTCGTTCGGAGCGGCGGCGGTTTCGGGCGGGCGGCCAAGGGCACCGGTGCGGGCCAATCGCAGCATCAGCAGATCCACCAGCGTGAACAGCAGCGACAGTTTTTCTTCGGCTCCGCGGGCGGCGGCGGCCTCTGCTAGTTTGAGCGCACGGGCGCGGTCCAGCCGCGGCATCGTTTCAAGCAGCGCGACTAGTTCGCCATACATCGCCAGCCCGCCCATCAGCGACAGGGACAGCGCGCCGCCCACTGACCCGCCGGAAAGCGCCGCGAGCGCTGCGGGATCGCCCTGAATATCCACCTCGGATTGACCAAGCGCCTGCGCCATATCGTCCGGCGTCAGCGTGCCAAGCCGCAGGGTCCGGCAGCGCGAGCGGATGGTGGGCAGCAGGCCAGAGGGGCGGTGGCTGATCAGCAGCATGACCGCGCGGGCGGGCGGCTCTTCGAGCATCTTGAGCAGAGCGTTGGCGGCGTTGGGGTTCATCAGGTCGGCGTCATCAACGATCACCACCCGCCGCCCACCATCGGCGGCGGACATCTGGAAGAACCCGTTCAGCTTGCGGATGTCATCCACAACGATCTGTTTGCGCAGCCGTTTGGTTTTCTCGTCAACAGAACGCGTGATCGCCTTCAGCGCGCCTTCGCCCCCTGCGGCCACACGACGCGCTACAGGGTGATCGGGATCGATATCAAGGCTGATGGGGGCGGGGGTGTCGAACATGCCACCGTCATCCGCATCGGGGGTGGCCAGCAAGAACCGCGCAATACGCCACGCCAGCGTTGCCTTGCCCACACCACGCGGGCCGGTCAGCAGCCAGCCGTGGTGCAGCTTGCCCGAGTTGAAAGCATCGAGA contains:
- a CDS encoding MBL fold metallo-hydrolase, which codes for MAQMKITILGCGSSGGVPRLGGHWGACDPANPKNARRRCSILVERITDAGTTSVLIDTSPDMRSQLLDAGVGRLDAVLYTHSHADHVHGLDDLRMIVINMRQRLPVWADTPTRDALLDRFGYVFIQPPGSSYPPILEMNHIDGDVTIDGPGGPLTFTPFLVNHGGMDALGFRVNDVAYLPDVAQIPDDIWPHLKGLRCWIVDALRRDPHPTHSHLAQTLDWIEQMAPQTAVLTNMHNDLDYDTLAAETPDHIEPAFDGMTLSFPV
- a CDS encoding TatD family hydrolase, which gives rise to MTDSTLDIHPITDSHCHLDFPDFDGELPDVIARAQAAGVTRMVTICTKLKNEPAVRAIAEAHAPVFYAAGTHPMSVATEPMASYDDLMALTKHPKMVGIGETGLDYHYTADSAEAQQTSLRTHIAASRDSGLPLIIHARDADDDMARILREEHANGAYPCVMHCFSSTQALGRAALDLGFYLSMSGITAFPKSQDLRDIFADAPLDRILVETDSPYLAPPPHRGRRNEPAFTAHTARRGAETFGIDYASFAAQTQANFDRLFTKVAQYQDAA
- a CDS encoding DNA polymerase III subunit delta', with the translated sequence MSDDAPQPDRIDGARHPRDTPQLFGQSAAEAAFLDAFNSGKLHHGWLLTGPRGVGKATLAWRIARFLLATPDADDGGMFDTPAPISLDIDPDHPVARRVAAGGEGALKAITRSVDEKTKRLRKQIVVDDIRKLNGFFQMSAADGGRRVVIVDDADLMNPNAANALLKMLEEPPARAVMLLISHRPSGLLPTIRSRCRTLRLGTLTPDDMAQALGQSEVDIQGDPAALAALSGGSVGGALSLSLMGGLAMYGELVALLETMPRLDRARALKLAEAAAARGAEEKLSLLFTLVDLLMLRLARTGALGRPPETAAAPNEAAVLTRLSPTPAQGRVWAETAQDIGTRARHGMAVNLDPAALVLDTLFKMGDAAPR